Genomic DNA from Candidatus Hydrogenedentota bacterium:
ACGGGTCCGCCCGCTCCCAGGACCGGGGAGACATGGGGCTTCGGCGTGTCCCGGCTGTCGAGGTCAGAAACCAGATCCACCAGCGGAAGATCACCGTCCTCCATGGTCTTCTGGATGCGCGCCTTGATTACGGCCCCCTTGGGCTCGTCGAACTCGGTGACGAGGCGGTCGCACAGTTCCAGCGCCTCCTCGAACCGGCCGGTCATCTCCAGGCACACGGCCATCGGATAGAGCACCCCCTTGACATTG
This window encodes:
- a CDS encoding tetratricopeptide repeat protein; the encoded protein is MDKSELNVLYKQAIHLVKVGKYGEGLSILTDIDRERPNVKGVLYPMAVCLEMTGRFEEALELCDRLVTEFDEPKGAVIKARIQKTMEDGDLPLVDLVSDLDSRDTPKPHVSPVLGAGGPVPPVPPSDPSSGDTVSGEEAKGKKGGLFARLFKK